The genomic region GGGGGAATCTGAAAGGTGGGAGCAACAGCATGAAGATTATTCTTAAATGTTATAGCCTAGGTTGGGATTCATTTAAAGAAGGTGAAGAGGAACATGTGAAAGGCAATTGCAGGAAGTGTAAGAGATCTGTAAGTGAAATTTCAGGGAAATTCTGTGAagattggggaaaaaaattgatctgaaaggaagaaagaaacctcaaaaaagaaatagctaGTAACCTTAACTCTGGGGGGGGAgtgtggggggtgtgggtgtgtgggggggtggtggtgcaggCAAAGAAAGACTTCAAATTAAGCAAGTATTTTTGCCATGGTCAATGGTTTTACAATACAATTTGcaacaaaagtaattttgaaacaCAAACCTAATAGGctccagttttcattttttcaggtCTTGTTTTTAGATGAAAGTATAGTTTCTACAGGGTACAGCTTGAGAAAGCAGACTTATGGCACCAGTAAGCAAGTGGCATATGTTTTTCAGGTGGTTAATCCCCAGTGTTTTCCTATCCCTCCTCTTCATGTCTATAGAAAGCTCAGGGATTCCTTCCaggcctttttaaaattaaactgtttttcagagTTATGGGCTAACAGATGGAAAAGAGTTGGTGTCATCAGCTAGCCAAGGTAAACAGAGTTTTCAGCAATAACTGCATAAATATGCAATTCAGTCATCTTTCAGTTGAACTTCAGGGGATTTCATAGATCTATGGATGTAACTGACCCATCTTCCTGTGCTCCTGTTGGGTGCTGCAGTTCATCGTGGTAACCTTGTACTGGGCTTCACCTACATGAAGAATATGAGGCTTTGGAATAAATAAGTGATTCTATTCACTCTGCTGGCTCACTGGTGGGAGCTGTGGAGTGTCAGCACCTCTGGGTGTCTGAAAGCACTTTTCATGTCAAGGGGAGTGATTACCTGTACATAACACTGAccgcaggaggcagcaggacagTCTTTAGGTGGTCTCATTCCCAGGATCAAGCAGCTTCAGAGCTGGTTTCATAGGGTGTCATGAGCACAGAGAAGGGATTTCTCCTTGTACTGAGCCAATTTTCATTGACCCAACAATGCTGGGCATTTCCTCAACATTCTGTGAAAGTCCTGCATAAAAGGATGTTGATAAAACCTGACATattgtctttaatttttcagattcCAAATTTCTGGAGCTGAATGGGGGAGCAAATATCACATGGAACTGAGAaagatgtgaaataaaaattcccCAAAGTTAGCTAGTAAATCCAGAGACTTGCTCTGCGTTATGCTTTAGCCTACCAGTTACTGTGCTCTTGCTCCCTGCTCAGTAATTTGTCAGGAACAGGGAAGAAGAATCCAGACTTGGCAAGCTGGTGCTGCAGACAGATTTTGTCAGATGAAATCCCAGCAGACATTAGTCCAACATCAACAGCTCCTGAGCTATCACATGGGAATGCGCAAGGAGATAAAACCAACATCCTAAAGGGTGGATCCTCTATTTTAAGGGACAGAGAAGGGAATCTGGCtaatgtaacttttttcctttctttgtggAGTTGTTCggagaaaagatggaaaatgctGGTTCTAAACACAGATACAATTCTGTCTTTCCTTGAattcttcatttcatttaaagttGCTGAACTCCTCCCTCTTGCTTTTTCCTACATGTGAAGAGTGGTTAATCCTATCTCTGCCTTTACCTCAGAGGGATTGTGAGGGCAGAGCTTGGAAAAGAATTTGCTGTCTATGCAAAGAATCCACAAGTGGCTGCGggggcaaaaaaccccagacctACCGTTGGGAAACTCTAGCACCAGTCAACTACTTTCTGGAAGTGGAGTGTTCCGTTACATAAACATCCTTGGGACTTGCAAAAGGGGTGACATTCACATGTGGGGCCTGACTAATTGGGCTTTGTGTGTGAAGAACGGGGATGGAGAGGCTAAGGAAGTGAAATCCCCAAGGTGCAAGCTGGGCCTCCTTCTTCCCATGGCCTGTGCTGTTGCTTACGTGTTGAAAAGGGGTCTCAGAGCCTCCTGTACTACTGAGCTGATGACTGGGAACTTTGCGGGCCCCACAACCCAGCCTGCGTCCTAACTCTGCCCTGCCCAGCGGTCTAGGAGGCATCCTGCTCAGCCCAGAAACCAGCTGCAATAGCCTCCAGCAGGCACTTAGAGCATCCCTCTGCCCAGAAGCTGTGAAACTCCTCTCATACTAAAATCTGCATTAACTCAGTGGTCGCGGTCTGTTTAGGCATAAACAGCATGCAGACCGCGTAGCTCTTGGCTGCTTCTACAAACAGTGGGAGAAAGGAGCTGCTAACTTCAGGAGCTCCGAGTTGCTCCCCGGAGCAGTCTGCACCCTTCCAGTCATGTGGGGAACCAAAATGCCATAGTTGCTGCTTCGATGGCTGAAGTTATGTGGCACCAGCATATCCATCCAAAACTCACCTGAGACCCAGGGTGCAGTCCTCCCAGCCCCATACCTTGTGgcaaaggagctgcagcatgAATGGAAAGTCACCACTTTGTTTTGTACGCGCTTTGAAAGGCTTTGTCACTAGTCCCAGGCAAAGAAAATAACCTGTTTCGGCCCCTATCTCTTCAGGAAAACTATGTATAGCAGGCATGTAAATAACTTGATAGTGTCTATTATAAAATTCAGATgtatatttttccatattttatgACAAACAGAGAATAATCGTGTGCaggttttccattttgcatAGCAGTTCTCAGGGTAACAGGTCAGATTTAGCAATTAGAATGGCAGTGAGAGGAATAGATTCCCAAGCTGAAAGAGCCAGTGCTGAACTGGTTAGGAAAGAGTAAAATCTGAATTCccaactctttttcttttcacagctgttAAGAGTTCAGTGGGTTGAACTGCAATCCTTCAAGTTCGTCTGTTGACTCCAACACAAAACTATTATAAACTGTGCCTCTAAAACACGTGATGAAACATTTCTTGAGAGCTATTTATTCCaactgcagcagaggaaagttTTCAGAACACCCGGCATTTGGTAGAGGAAAGGTCTCTTGAGCTTTGCAAAAGGAGGAATTATTTGCATACCGAAGTAAGTtgctttttgatattttttttcctgcagcactgaataaaataatacttctaacttccccctccccatggaAGCATGGTCAAGTAGCACAAAACTATATTTAAGTGCCTAGTGGAGTATTTCTgtatggttttctttctttaatcgTGTGGATTCAGGGCTTTATATTTCAGCATAGAACTCAACATGATTTAAtattatgcattttctttcctttaataCTGTCTGTATCTGATTAACAGTTCATTCACTTTAATGTTAACGCAGAGGTATGATAGACTGCAAGCTTCAATCAGGTGTCTGTTTTGCAAGCTTGCAAGCTATGAGTAGCAAGGAATCGTTTGGGGGTATCTTTTttaagatgtttcttttttatctttgaaGTTTGATCTTACATATACCCACGTTCTCCTCCAGGCTTTAGCTGTGGTAAAACACTTTCCATGCTGAAGATGGACCATGCAAACATAACCCAAGCCATGCTTGATGCTGAATCCCGCAACACAGAGAAGAGCAACAGCAACgagtatttttacattttgatcGTCATGTCTTTCTATGGGATCTTCCTGATAGGAATAATGCTTGGCTACAtgaaatccaaaagaaaagagaagaagtCCAATTTGCTTCTGCTTTACAAAGATGAGGAGAGAGAATGGGGGGAAGCTGTGAAGCCTCTACCAACCATATCGGGGCTGAAATCTGTTCAGATCCCCATGATGCTGAACATGCTGCAGGAGAGCATGGTGCCGTCCCTGTCCTGCGCCATCTGCTCAATGGAAGGCAGCAGTGTGAGCTCTGAATCCTCCTCCCCAGACGTGCATTTCACCATCCAGGAGGAAGTGCCGGATGCTGAACTGGGGGAAGTGTCAGAAATGCTCCTCAATGAGAGCAGCGAGGGATCTGTGGAAAACATCCACAAGAACTCCTAGCACTTGCAGGGCTCCCTTGATCAGCTGCCAAAGTGTGAGTGGAGCTCCCACTAAGAACTTGTGGTTCTACTTTCCTGCTCTCCAATGAACTCTGAACAGGTATCCGTGCCCCCGGGCCCGAGGTGTTCCTGAGATTGGCAGGACAAGGAAGCAGTGGTATCCAACTCCAAAGTGTAACTTGCACATAACTGGgatgcttcattttaatttttccattattatttcTTACCATAAGAGCTAAGAACAAcgagaatatatatatatttatatttatatttatatatatatatatatattctctaATGGGGTAACTATTACTGGCCTGTCTCCGCATATTTCAGAATTCTGCAAATATCTGGGAAATGGTTAGGGAACCTAATGCAAGTGCCTGGCTGTTAAAGACAATGGGTAATGCTCATTCACAGAAAACTGTGATAGACTAGAAGTacttttactgtgttttctttataacaAACAACAGCCAACACCCGATTTGCTCAATGAGGccataaaacctgaaaaattgtTGATGCTGCAGTTGAAGGGAGATTGCAGCATGGTTGTAGACTAACTTCAGgcacagaaagaatgaaagaaaaaaaataaaggtaccAAATTTCTAGGAGGTATGTAGAGCCCAGTTTCAGATCCATGCCACTATATCTATCTTTGCTTAAGTTGTACCTGTACTGACTGGGTCGGGTTCACCAACTTCTGCTGCAATCCAGTCTTTAAACTAGCCAGTTGCTAGTAGGAAAAgtggttttattatttgcttttgtatttttattatatatatgtacatttGATCACTAAAGGCAAAGATCTGTAAGTTACAGGAGACATTAAAAGATCTTTGTTACAAGGTGTAAGATGTAGAAAGGCTTGAACAAATGCTGCTCTGTTACTCCCCCTTGAAAAATAGGTGGAATTCAGAATAGAATTTAACCTAGCAAGGGTGGAATCCTGGCCCCACCGAAGTCATCAGCAGAGTCCTCCTGACGTCAGGGGACATGCACAAAGTTTTGTGCCTATCTGTTGGACTTAAATTCTCCATTTGAGGCCAGTACAACTGTGCCCATTTACATCATTAAAGAATCTCGACTTTCTGCCCTATTTAATCCAGTGTAGATAAACATTGCATTGCAGTTTTTTTAACCAGCTTGCATGTGACACATGCATTTCTATAAAGTCATTGGTAACTAGTTTTGGAAACTACCACAAACTACACACCCCTcggcccctccccccccccccccccccccccccccagtttaaTGGtactgtgttgtgttttttttaaatgctcatgAAATTAGTTACTAAATTATTGCACTGTTAAAAGaagtaagaacaaaaaaaaaaaaaaaagaattaataattCAATCATAccttatattttataataactTATTACAATGTTTGATTCTGAAGCATGAGGGCTGAAGAGCCTGAATCTAAAGCACTGCACagcaaaatgtttgcaaaatgtcTTCACCTATTTCCTGTGCTAAAATAGCTCTGTGATTTAGCCACTGGCATTAGAGCTTGAGAGACAGCTTGAAAAGTATGAATGCTGAACAGCAGGAACAAACTGAGGCAAGAGGCTGCTGTACTTCTCCCTTTGGAAGGGAGAACTCTGCTTTTGACTTGGAGGGTTAACATGATGTAGCCTGCAGAGGTATCACTGTCTCTCTCTAAAGGCAGCAGAACAAAGGCTCCATTGTGCTCAGAAAGGGCCTGATTCAGTCCAGACTGAAGGCAGCCGGagtttttccattgacttcagtgaacTTTGGATCAGACCATATAAAGCTTTTTGGTAGATTTACTCCAAAAGGGGCTGTTTTAAGTTTGAGAGAAGCCAAATTAAGTTTGGCACTTTGCCTGGAATCACTTGAATCCTGAAACTTTCCAAATGAGACTGACATGCGCAAGTTGTCacattttccattgctttctcTTTCGTCCTTTTACTTTtggtatatatgtatttgtatctGTAAAAAACCGATGTATATAATTCCTAACATTGAGTTGTATATAATTGTCTCATGTATTTAAAGTTTATTGTTTCTACTGgcactaatttttatttaaataaagaaacacGTTTCCTGGAAAAGTTTCCATGTTTGTTCACTAGGTCAAATAGATTGCCAGTAACAAGACTGGGCAAAATATCTACAGAATCCTTTTCTTAGGCTCTTTTTCAAAATGATTCTTTGTGTTTGACAGTACTGCAGTGTTGTGGGCTGaatgcagggctgagctgcGCACTGCAAATCTGCCTTGGGTCCGCACTGGCTCTCTGGGGCACCTGGCATCTTCCTCGTGCTCAGCTCCTGTCTGTGcgcaggcagggctgcggggTACTGAGCCctcctgcagggagctgggggtgctggccaCCCGTTGAGGAGGCTGGCAATACTGATGGGCTGCTATGAGAAGTTCTCTGTCATTCATTCAGCAAATTGGGTGGGCTAGAGTTGAGGGTATGGGCAAGTCTCTGGCACAGGGCTCAGCTCCCACTGCATTTCCAGTACTTGGCCATGGTACATCGCTGGCTTTGTCACAAGCTTTGACCCTGGGTctcactgctgctctgtcaTTTCCAGTATTAGGGGTAGGGGAGGTTTCAGGATCCTGGCTCCCAGTGCAGTGCGGAAGTGTTTAGTGGCAACTTTGCACATCCATAACTCCTTCAAGCTGTGACAGTATGTGCAGGGTCACAGGCACTGGCTGAGGCCTATTTGCATGGGGTAATTTGAGGTTGTTTCAAAAATCAGGTTGCTATAAAGTTGCGTCTGCTCACTTTCCCACAAAACCTGTTCCTCTGTGCTCTGTTCTCTTCACTCACTCCCCATTAAATAATTCTGGGGCCTGTTCACAAGTTTCTGTGGACCTAAAGCTCCCCATCAGCAAGACTGCGTTTCCCTCTGGCAATGTAATCTCCCGGGACACCCACAGTGTCCTGGAATAGCAGGTCAGTAATGTTGCATCTTCCACATTTACACATGCTGCTGTCTCAGTGTTCCAGTGTTTCCATTGCCACAATAATGAATCAAGAGACTTCTGACAGTGCTGGtgataagaaggaaaaacagaacaaaatgtaaattacaGCTCTGCTTCATGGATCAAAAAGCTAGCTTATTCCAGTGGTTCCTTACATTAAATTGAGCTGCTATAAAGGGAAACACTGTGTGCTTTGGGGTTTATGTACACTGAAGTGGGCTAGTAAGCATGAGAATGTGACCACCTTCTTGCAGACTGTGATGGAGCTATCTGTGGCCCCTGGGATTTGAGAAAGCATGTGATAGTTTGGTATGCATTTGTCCGTCCAAGAGCATTTGTCTTTGTCCAAACCAGTATTTTGATGgcaccaggggaaaaaagaagcaaaaatatattttggctATAAAAGTTGATTGGATATCCAACTGGAAGCAATGATGCCTTGAAGACGGCCCAGTGACCCAAGACTACCAGGTAGCTATTATTCCAAAATGGAAGAGATGCTGTTAATCTTGAAAAGCTAgagatggaaggaagaaagtttCCCCTAAGAAGTTTGTTTCAAAATCCTACTGACTACTAATGAGTAAAAGGTAATaattctttttccccccaaatgaCGGGTGTTTCCAGTGTGCTTCAGTAACTGAGTTAAATCAGACCGAGAGCCAATAGATCTTGGCTTGAGGGCAATGATAACTGACTGTAATTTGACAgaatagagattttttttatttttacaaatgcattctttcttaaaagaacACAGCAGTTAGGCTGCCATTTCTTGGCAGTGCTATAGCTCATATGTTCTCTGGAATAGTTAACACATAACACCTTTGGAAGAACGGGAAAAGATGGCCACATGTGGCATGTGTACATGGTCTGGCTCCAGGATCTACTGTAAATTTAAGTGCCAGCTCTCAAGATTACCACACTGGGATCTGTGATAGTAGCTGGCTGATTCACTGTCCTAAACCCTACCAGTGGATTGCATCCAGAGATGCACCTGTGAGGTTACTCACTCAACAAGCTGAACCTGCTGAATAACAGAAGTGGAAATGCAGAACTCATCTCTTCCCCAAGCACAGGATCTCCTCTGTCTGCCATGCTCTGGACCAGGGAAAGAGTTAACCAGGGAGGGAAGGTTAACAAATATGAGAGAATCCACTTTCCTGGGACTAGAACGCAGGTTACAGATGATGGTAAGTAAGGCCAGGAGCCTCATGTGTTACAACTCGTTGCAAAACTTCTCTCCTCAGCTTGGCCCTTTCACAGCGGGTTCCCCTGGATCTGTCCCTTTCTCAGGCTTACGCCCACACCTACCCAAATAATCAAATCAATTCTCACAGGgttggaaaggaagaaagcagatgaaCTCTAACagtcatttttgtttctaagtCCTCAGTGCACAGTGTTGGACAAGGATAGGTGTACTGCTCAAGGACAAGTTGCACGCAGGTACCCAATGCAGACTGCACTTTTATCACAGCCATTTCAACCAAGAGAAGATTAAACCATCTGCCTTTAGTTTTAATCTAAAAATTTCAAGACCCTGCAAAGATGGACAGAGTCCCTGCCACGTGATAGATGAGCATTCTCAGAGGTGCTCAAAACAGGGTGCAGGATGGTATAGTTGGTTGCGCCAGATACAATTGTGCCAAAGCTGGGCCACGCTTTGTCTGGGTCCTGTGGTTGTCACCCTAACACAGTCACATTACAATCTTTCTGGACCTAGTTCTAGTGGGAAGATGATTTCTCTCTGAGCTCACAGTTGCATTTTAGATTTAAAACAAGAGTTTGGATCTAAGAGGCGTAAAAGTTAATGAAATTGTTtaggctggttttttttaagcactgatTGTATTTGCCACTGTGTATCTGGTTgaattgcttttgtattttttccgTTTTCACACACCTCTGCAGTTCCTACTGCATACAGCCAAAAGTAGCTGCGAGATGAGCCACCTTATTAGTGTATTGACACTTCTGTATCCATCTTAGCtagcaaagaaaatggaaaataatacaaaatcaATGAGCACCAGCGATTTTCAAAgcttaattttgttttagtttagGTAGAGTTCCAGTTTGTATTAGGCCAGGTTAGGCTGTGGCTTTTAGCATACAAATAAGTGGCTAAAAAAAGGATAATAAGAGCTATGGAATGGTGCATTACAAGCTGGGTAATCTGTTGAACTGTCCTGTGTTTCACTTGATTATCAGATGTTGCTGCTTATATTCCTGCCTGTGAGAATATGGTGTGTTCTTGATAGACATGAAATGCTTGTGATTGTCAGATAAAAGATACGGTATAAATACAGAGCACCTTGGAACACCAAACTTTTTGCCCTCCTTAATACTATTAGGGGCTAGAGCAGCCACTGGCCACAAATGACAATTGCTGGCATCTGTGACTATCTGGAAGAATGCAGCTCATCCTGCAGGACCTCCTCAGGTCAGCAGAAGCTATGTAACAGGGCCTTTTTGCTTGGCTGATAGAAGAGAGTAGGTTCTGGTGAGCAGGGCAGTGGGAGACTAAATCCAGTTCCCACTTCTGCTCCAGGTTCGCGGTGGTACTCTGGAAAATTACTTGCTTTGGCTAAGACCGTCATTTATAAACTGTGAAGAAGAACACACCTTTGCTGCCTAAGGCTGATGTGAGAATAACTACACTGAGAATTTTAGGCTGCTGAGCTCTGATGGAAAGTGAGAAAAGATAGACGACTTGTTACACTTCGTACTCAGAGAAGGAACCACAAAACCGAAGAACTTCCTCTGGTGTGAACTCCAGCTGTTTAGCCAGAGCCAGCATGTAATgcctccatccctggcagcTTACCTATGAATGCTGGGCCTGCAGCAAGCCTGCTGTGGTGCTGGTCCCCAGCCTAGCCCTCCCTGGGACAGCTGTGTCTCATCCCAGCAATGAGCATGTTAGCTGAACAGCGCAGGCGAGAGGATGGGAGACATACAACGTTCGCAAGAGATTTTGAATTCTGTCCTAGAGAATACACAGAAGACTggtctttccttctcttcaggaAGGAATGTAAACCATATACACCTCTAAGGATGGGTatcccccttctctctcttcagaaCATGATAAACTGATCAAGCAAGACTTCCTGTAAGAGTGAAGGTAAGAAAAGGTGTTGCTGctactattttttaataacagtgtAGTAGCAGAAAGACTACCCTTGAAAGATATACATACAAGCCCCAGTGGTGCTCCTTTCAAGGTCTTAATGGAGCACCACCTCATCATTTTCCTTACAAATACCTGATGCTACAAAAGGACTCGTTCTTATTGCTGAtcctgtcagcagcagcaggctaaTGAGTGTCAGTAATTGCTTTCCAGCATGCTAGCACCGTGTTTCTGCTCCACCGGGAAGCAGGGAACACTCCTGACACTTGTGAAAGCACGGAGCTGTGCTGGGACTGCTGAAAGCCCCAGCACCACTGGGACATTTCTCCAGATGTGACTTCCCACACACAGCACTGTATGAAAGCAGTGTGGAAAGTCTGGAGTTGTGCACGCACCCTGTGCATATGTGTTCATTTTGATCAGTTGCACAGGATTTTACACCAAAGGATGCTGTTGACTTTGGTTAGAACGGTGAGTGTTAGCTAAGAAATGACAGTGAGGCACATGGGTGATGTGATGGTAACACCTACCCATACTTAGTAAGGAACTGCTTGTTGTGCCTTCACCAAagagaacagcaacaacagcTCTGTCATGTTCTGTTGCTTGGGGTCTAGCTGTTCAATATTAAACATAATTAAGTTCAGTCACATCTAATTAGCTTCTCTTTGGTCAGGATATGTATCTCAGAGGGATTCttgctgtaaattttttttctcctatgtTCATCAAGAATGAAACACCAGAAGAAAAGGATTGTGCAGCTTGCCTCTGTGGGGAGCCATCGTTAGGGAGGTGCGAATGGCTGCTGACACAGCTAACCATCTTTGGTGGTCAGCCTGCTGCAGTGGCAAGCAAAAATGTTGCCCTAGGGCTGGCTGCTCAAGGTTTTAACTGCTTCAGGTGATCTGTAGGTACTATACTGAGTGTTTGGGAGGATATTTACATACTTAGTTATGCATTACTATTGTAATAAAACTGATGAAGGACATTTAAAATATGGCAAGATTCTTTTTTGTCagtgaaaaggatttttttccagagcttctCATCCATGAACTTTAGTTTGTCTTGTAAAGCACTGTCACCAGGAACGAAGAGAACATTATATtcatatggaaagaaaagaacataacATTCATATGGAATAGGCAGAGCTTTGGGATTAAATGTGTCCTGTATAGGAATATTTGTGAGATACATGTGTGCCAGGGAAGGATCACAGACCCAGGAGTTTAGAGTAAAAGCACTAGACTCTTTGAGACCTTGTATTTATGATGTCTAGACAGACAGTgaattttcccccatttttctGTTGAGAGCTGTGCCAGTCTGAACTGGGAGAGTCCAACAAATGGACTTCTATCTGTATGTATGTTCCTGATGTGCCTACTTTTTCCCTGCTCACTACCATTTTTCTAGAGGACTGTAGCCcagggaatttattttttcatgtctctccttttgttctttttcttttctgcataaaaGACATAGTTTAGGGCACTTAAGTCAGGTtggatatgattttttttattccttggtACTTTCTAATGCTGACTGCTACCATCTCTTTTGAGTAGTGCAGTACGTGCTTTCTTAACAGCTATGCACAATTCACACACTGACATATGGTTAACATCAATTTTACAGGGGCCTGGAAGCACAAGGGATTGTGTTAATTTTTCCTGTTATAAAGTGGGACACAGAATCTGTTACTTCTACTGTGGGTCACCAGTTCAAATGCAAACCCAGGACAGGACTAGCCAGGCTTGGCATGAGGATTTGATGGCTTTTGCAACACTGGCTCTGTGAGACTGATACCCTCAGCACACCAAAAGCAAGTAGCTTGAAGACAGAGACATTTTATGCTTCagtctgcaaaagcagcagcaagcctgTCAACTGCGTGATATGAGTTAACTACTGAAATCACTGGCTGGTGGGGAACCAGTGGAGCCCCCTCACCACTGACTGCCAAGCCAGGTCTGGTGTGCTGGGGGGAGCAGTGATGAGCACTGACTCTCGCTGACTGGTATCTCCTCACCAGAGCACAGTCCCAGCTGGCACAATTCACAAAAGGCTTCTGGGCCATCAAGGTGGAAGGTACAGGGGGTGACCGGCCCCTTTCTTATGCTGACCCTGGTTTTGGAGGGGTGGACCTTCTTCTCACAAGTGTTGCAGGCAAAGTAGCATCAGGGGTTT from Falco rusticolus isolate bFalRus1 chromosome 13, bFalRus1.pri, whole genome shotgun sequence harbors:
- the KCNE4 gene encoding potassium voltage-gated channel subfamily E member 4; the encoded protein is MLKMDHANITQAMLDAESRNTEKSNSNEYFYILIVMSFYGIFLIGIMLGYMKSKRKEKKSNLLLLYKDEEREWGEAVKPLPTISGLKSVQIPMMLNMLQESMVPSLSCAICSMEGSSVSSESSSPDVHFTIQEEVPDAELGEVSEMLLNESSEGSVENIHKNS